One stretch of Siphonobacter curvatus DNA includes these proteins:
- a CDS encoding tyrosine-type recombinase/integrase, which yields MDAEIRKAPKKQNGKPLPASINTVNIYTRQIRKAFNSAIKDKIISENAYPFKSAYVIPSEEGNAKALELTDIEKIFHYKAEPGSIRQRSKDLWILTYLSNGINMKDLCMLRWHQVDLITKKITFKHQKTLRTRKERQKDIIVNLHDESIEIFKRWGTPNSPNEYVFPLLSDDMDESRKRSVIDSLISLTNNHLSIIAKKVGISIKLRTYEARHSFATVLLQSESVPLYFISDALGHTTFSTTERYLGRFSKKQNKKYVANLSPNNKDKNPDRIHCDLHSLKVHR from the coding sequence ATGGATGCTGAAATACGGAAAGCCCCTAAAAAACAAAACGGCAAACCCCTACCCGCCTCTATCAATACCGTCAACATTTACACCAGGCAAATCAGGAAAGCCTTTAACTCAGCCATTAAGGATAAAATCATTTCGGAGAACGCCTACCCTTTCAAGTCAGCTTACGTGATTCCCAGTGAAGAAGGTAACGCCAAAGCACTAGAACTTACTGACATCGAGAAGATCTTCCATTATAAGGCGGAACCGGGTTCCATTCGTCAGCGTAGTAAAGATTTATGGATCCTTACGTACTTATCGAATGGAATTAACATGAAAGACCTCTGTATGCTTCGCTGGCACCAGGTCGATTTAATTACCAAAAAAATTACGTTCAAACACCAAAAGACCTTACGTACTCGCAAGGAGCGTCAAAAAGATATCATCGTCAACCTACACGATGAGAGTATTGAAATATTTAAACGTTGGGGCACGCCTAATTCACCCAATGAGTACGTATTCCCCCTTCTGAGCGATGACATGGATGAAAGCCGGAAACGATCAGTTATTGACTCTTTAATCAGCCTCACGAACAATCACTTATCTATCATAGCGAAAAAAGTAGGCATTTCGATCAAACTAAGAACGTACGAGGCTCGACATTCATTCGCGACAGTTTTGTTGCAGTCAGAATCGGTACCTCTTTACTTTATTTCAGATGCGCTAGGACATACTACCTTTTCAACCACTGAGCGGTATTTAGGTCGTTTCAGCAAGAAGCAAAACAAGAAATACGTAGCTAACTTATCACCTAATAATAAAGACAAAAACCCTGATCGCATACATTGCGATTTACACTCTTTAAAGGTACATCGGTAA
- a CDS encoding PQQ-binding-like beta-propeller repeat protein, translating into MNAQTKNVNWSTEEYFMNAEPAIHNNIVYVGKLNELGPSYIIGYDLTTGKEVYKLDLDRSLVIRSYTSNLIVTDKYIFALTESKVLAIDRIQKKILWTWATESYGANRVRLTYNNETLYADTGEFLCAIDCNTGKPIWESDHYKGNQLVNPSATLYKNFIYLSAGSSDNQDEPLYAFDRETGVLKWKNDEAKNAYSAVIHENSLFVGTRQGNFYALDPVTGSTQWSINLNSSEFFYAPCVSGNYAFIANGVKLYAIDIKARKVSWTYYLDSPPLFVSDPVAANDKVYIKSSKLYAFDIYTGLPEIISSPDPKYPFGGVPITIIDSNKKIHCSLNSEMKSQY; encoded by the coding sequence ATGAATGCTCAAACAAAGAATGTTAATTGGTCAACAGAAGAATATTTTATGAATGCAGAACCAGCTATTCATAATAATATCGTGTATGTAGGAAAACTAAACGAATTAGGCCCAAGCTATATAATTGGGTATGATTTAACTACAGGAAAAGAAGTATATAAACTTGATTTGGATCGCTCTTTGGTTATTAGATCATATACCTCAAATTTAATAGTGACTGATAAATATATATTTGCTCTTACCGAATCGAAAGTGCTGGCAATTGATCGAATTCAGAAAAAAATACTATGGACGTGGGCTACAGAAAGCTATGGTGCTAATCGAGTAAGGCTTACTTATAACAATGAAACACTATACGCAGATACGGGTGAATTTTTATGTGCAATTGACTGTAATACAGGAAAACCAATATGGGAATCAGATCATTACAAGGGAAATCAATTAGTAAATCCGTCTGCAACCCTTTATAAAAATTTTATTTATCTAAGTGCGGGTTCAAGCGATAACCAAGATGAACCGCTTTACGCTTTTGATAGAGAGACAGGAGTCCTTAAATGGAAAAACGATGAAGCTAAAAATGCTTATTCTGCTGTTATCCACGAAAATTCACTTTTTGTTGGTACACGCCAGGGAAATTTTTATGCATTAGACCCAGTCACAGGTTCAACTCAATGGAGCATTAATTTGAATAGCTCTGAGTTTTTTTATGCTCCATGTGTCTCTGGAAACTACGCTTTTATAGCTAATGGCGTAAAGTTATATGCCATTGATATAAAAGCTCGTAAAGTTAGTTGGACTTATTATCTTGACTCCCCCCCTCTATTTGTGTCAGACCCAGTAGCTGCGAATGATAAAGTGTACATAAAAAGTAGTAAACTCTACGCTTTCGATATTTATACTGGTCTTCCAGAAATCATATCCAGTCCAGACCCTAAATACCCATTTGGGGGGGTTCCAATAACGATCATTGACTCAAACAAAAAAATTCACTGTTCGTTGAACAGTGAAATGAAATCTCAATATTAA
- a CDS encoding tyrosine-type recombinase/integrase, with product MNKLRKYLNNRDLLFNEITCEFISDYQRYMINKLGNGQSTASKNLENLEVIYFEAVHADLFEPAKDPWIKIKFTRSKVTPKAKLTLAEVERLATLDLSDAQMLNHARNIFVLMFYSRGMRIRDALQLRWMMVKPDLSRFVYTMNKTGKELDILITEPIRNILEQYRSKHVRPQDYVFPFLSQNPRKLEHHKLVQSWTAEINGLLKELAREAVIDKPISTHVARHSFAEVTRELTGNDIYSISAGLGHSSVSITEGYFNKELKTGADKLSQIVAPVKE from the coding sequence GTGAATAAGCTCCGGAAGTACCTCAATAATCGAGATCTTCTTTTCAACGAAATCACCTGCGAGTTCATTTCCGATTATCAGCGGTACATGATCAACAAGCTAGGGAATGGACAGTCGACTGCCTCCAAAAACCTTGAAAACCTAGAGGTGATTTATTTTGAAGCCGTTCATGCAGACCTGTTCGAGCCTGCAAAAGACCCTTGGATCAAGATCAAATTCACCCGGTCAAAGGTTACGCCAAAGGCCAAACTTACCCTTGCTGAAGTTGAACGGTTAGCTACACTAGACCTTTCGGACGCTCAGATGCTCAATCATGCTCGCAACATCTTTGTATTGATGTTCTATTCGAGAGGTATGCGTATTCGGGATGCCTTACAGCTCCGGTGGATGATGGTTAAGCCTGATCTGAGTCGATTTGTCTACACGATGAATAAGACCGGTAAGGAATTGGATATCCTTATTACGGAGCCGATCCGGAATATACTGGAGCAATATCGTTCGAAGCACGTCCGGCCTCAGGATTATGTATTCCCCTTTCTATCACAAAATCCGAGAAAGCTGGAGCATCATAAGCTGGTACAGAGCTGGACCGCTGAAATCAATGGTTTATTGAAAGAATTAGCCAGGGAAGCCGTTATAGACAAACCCATCAGTACACACGTCGCCCGACATAGCTTCGCTGAAGTGACTCGTGAGCTGACGGGCAATGATATTTATTCTATCTCGGCGGGCTTAGGTCACAGCTCTGTGAGTATTACCGAAGGGTACTTCAATAAAGAATTGAAAACGGGAGCTGACAAACTATCACAGATTGTCGCTCCCGTTAAAGAATAA
- a CDS encoding Arm DNA-binding domain-containing protein, producing the protein MSDISITPELNSKKLKDGTQRIQIPITLNKKHCRIATEYSVHEKFWNTERHEVLKGASHRDSY; encoded by the coding sequence ATGAGCGATATATCTATTACACCAGAACTCAACTCCAAAAAACTCAAAGACGGTACCCAGCGGATTCAGATTCCAATTACCCTGAATAAAAAACACTGTCGTATAGCCACGGAATATAGCGTACACGAAAAATTCTGGAATACCGAAAGGCATGAGGTACTTAAGGGGGCATCCCATCGCGACAGCTATTAA
- a CDS encoding tyrosine-type recombinase/integrase — translation MNTNKASYKISYDKTDDPKLVSVKLRVSYQRDRRRYALPLKTPLIISDSDFEKLVKYHESENRRTSEEIKNTYQLIKPFLDKAQRIIDEIEEFSFTEFKHLFYSEKKEEAPAAGVIDALVRSAALLDKNDQVGNADLRRNTATSIDRFMASLTKEQLKMLYKKDVKEGALPLLEFKHITPLFLEMYEAWMLRFGKAPKKKGEKPQPASISTVGIYVRQLRTMFNEAVQAKLISIDLYPFGKKGYTVPAAVNVKKALSKEDVLKIVNYRCEDNEDFQQRSRDLWVLSYLSNGMNLADICTLRCRDVDVDRATIQFIRRKTARNKKGNQQKIVANLFSESLEIINRWGNPKGAPDSYVFPFLDGGMTERRRKDVIKQVIKVTNKHVGIIAKSLGIADKVRTYEARHSFATILLKSGANLVFIKDSLGHSNLKTTQSYFGSFENDEAKEFLKSLL, via the coding sequence ATGAATACCAACAAGGCCTCTTATAAAATCTCCTACGACAAAACAGACGATCCAAAGCTGGTTTCAGTAAAGCTCCGGGTATCCTACCAGAGGGATCGTCGCCGCTATGCCTTACCGCTAAAAACCCCGCTCATTATTTCTGACTCTGACTTTGAGAAGCTAGTCAAGTACCACGAATCTGAAAACCGTAGAACGTCAGAAGAGATAAAGAATACCTACCAACTCATCAAGCCTTTCTTGGATAAAGCCCAGCGGATTATTGATGAGATTGAGGAATTCTCTTTCACTGAGTTTAAGCACTTATTCTATTCGGAGAAAAAAGAAGAGGCGCCGGCGGCAGGGGTGATTGACGCTCTGGTTCGGTCGGCTGCCCTTCTCGATAAGAACGACCAGGTAGGAAATGCAGACCTTAGAAGGAATACAGCTACGTCAATTGATCGCTTCATGGCCAGCCTGACCAAGGAGCAATTGAAGATGCTATATAAAAAGGATGTGAAAGAGGGAGCTTTGCCCCTCTTAGAGTTCAAGCATATCACGCCCCTATTCCTTGAAATGTACGAGGCCTGGATGCTCCGATTCGGTAAGGCCCCTAAAAAGAAAGGGGAGAAACCGCAACCAGCCTCGATATCCACCGTTGGCATTTACGTACGCCAGCTCCGGACGATGTTCAACGAAGCCGTACAGGCTAAATTAATCTCTATCGATCTTTATCCGTTCGGTAAGAAAGGCTATACAGTGCCGGCGGCCGTGAACGTTAAAAAAGCTTTGAGCAAAGAGGACGTTCTAAAAATTGTCAACTACCGGTGTGAGGACAACGAAGACTTCCAGCAGCGAAGCCGGGATCTATGGGTACTCTCCTATTTAAGTAATGGAATGAACCTGGCTGATATTTGCACCTTACGTTGCCGGGATGTCGATGTAGATCGAGCTACGATTCAATTTATACGTAGGAAAACAGCCCGAAATAAAAAGGGCAATCAGCAGAAGATTGTGGCCAATCTCTTTTCGGAAAGCTTAGAAATCATAAATCGTTGGGGCAATCCGAAAGGAGCCCCGGATAGCTACGTATTTCCGTTTCTGGATGGAGGTATGACTGAACGCCGGAGGAAGGATGTAATCAAGCAGGTGATCAAAGTAACCAACAAGCACGTCGGAATCATTGCTAAGTCCCTGGGGATTGCTGACAAGGTTAGAACCTACGAGGCCCGCCACTCCTTCGCTACCATCCTACTCAAGTCTGGTGCCAACCTAGTCTTTATCAAGGACAGTCTGGGACACTCAAACCTCAAGACCACCCAATCCTATTTCGGAAGCTTTGAGAATGATGAGGCCAAGGAGTTTTTGAAATCGTTGTTATAA
- a CDS encoding DGQHR domain-containing protein, with product MTKISPAPKKKKKKKKVVKTPEQIRAAKKEAALKRRKKVLHNNVLNIFMNNMGFQFLKTDGIHKIFAEQMGELDNIFVYENIVLMVEETISPDDKEHIRKKYIYFQKIREELPEFLKWLRTDYETELSVYDEYGLGRYKFYYIYICDDLIDDQTRKAFSDLIFIDKPILNYFSSISSSIKLTSRFELFKFLGLELSDLKSPEASEDLKKIETTVVLPESASGFPEGVQVLTFIMKASDLLECSYVLRKDSWDNTIGLYQRLIEKKRIDEIRSFLANKKRTFIDNIIVSLPFDTTFSIKDIKTNQDVNFDVFKTQKFSNVVMTIPYKLNSIGIIDGQHRIFSHYEGTDTLEAEIFKLRNKRHLFVTGLFFDKKLFNDDQKRKLESEIFLQINSTQKKVSPALLHFIKSLNDPSSSIGIANNVILSLNKVNPFLGLFSISSLEKGGIKIPSILQYGLQNIIELEPDDVQLYTYYIKEGNIPPKDGGKLQDYVRYCTDKIQIYFCAVRAIYKDQWFIKNKKGGILSSTAIVGFLRAFKISLNLTDGPQDFDYYKDKFKVLDVNFKDYTSSHWNALADEIVKQAWGENNKEEAIEVS from the coding sequence ATGACAAAGATTTCACCTGCACCTAAAAAGAAGAAAAAAAAGAAAAAAGTTGTTAAAACTCCAGAGCAAATAAGAGCCGCCAAAAAAGAAGCTGCCCTTAAAAGGAGAAAAAAAGTTTTACACAACAATGTTCTAAATATATTTATGAATAACATGGGCTTTCAATTTTTGAAAACCGATGGTATCCATAAAATATTTGCTGAACAAATGGGCGAATTAGATAATATTTTCGTATATGAAAATATTGTTTTAATGGTTGAAGAAACTATTTCGCCGGATGATAAAGAACATATTAGAAAAAAATATATCTACTTTCAGAAAATTAGAGAGGAGCTGCCTGAGTTTCTAAAGTGGTTAAGAACCGATTATGAAACAGAGCTATCTGTATATGATGAATACGGACTTGGAAGATATAAATTCTATTACATTTATATATGTGATGATTTAATTGATGATCAGACTAGGAAGGCATTTAGTGATTTGATTTTTATTGATAAACCTATCTTGAATTATTTTTCGAGTATATCTAGTAGCATTAAACTTACATCAAGATTTGAACTTTTTAAGTTTTTAGGTTTAGAATTATCAGATTTGAAGAGCCCGGAAGCTTCAGAAGATCTGAAAAAAATTGAAACAACAGTCGTATTGCCTGAATCTGCCTCAGGTTTTCCTGAAGGTGTACAAGTTCTTACTTTTATTATGAAAGCAAGTGACTTACTGGAGTGTTCTTATGTTTTGAGAAAAGACAGTTGGGATAATACAATAGGCTTATATCAAAGATTGATTGAAAAGAAAAGAATAGACGAAATAAGGAGCTTTTTAGCTAATAAAAAAAGAACTTTTATTGATAATATAATAGTAAGTTTGCCGTTCGACACTACATTTTCTATTAAAGATATTAAAACAAATCAAGATGTTAATTTTGATGTGTTTAAGACACAGAAATTTTCTAATGTAGTGATGACTATCCCATATAAATTAAATTCTATTGGTATTATTGATGGACAGCATAGAATTTTTTCTCATTATGAAGGTACTGATACACTAGAGGCTGAAATTTTCAAACTAAGGAATAAGAGGCATCTCTTTGTTACTGGCTTATTTTTTGATAAAAAACTTTTTAATGACGACCAGAAGAGGAAACTAGAAAGTGAGATATTTTTGCAAATAAATAGCACCCAGAAGAAAGTTAGTCCAGCTTTATTGCACTTTATAAAATCGTTGAATGACCCTTCTTCATCTATTGGTATAGCTAATAACGTTATACTCTCTCTTAATAAAGTTAACCCTTTCTTAGGGTTATTTTCGATTTCATCTTTAGAGAAAGGAGGAATAAAAATACCTAGTATATTGCAGTATGGGCTACAAAATATAATTGAATTAGAGCCAGATGACGTTCAATTATATACTTATTATATAAAAGAAGGAAATATCCCCCCTAAAGACGGAGGTAAGCTTCAAGATTATGTCAGGTATTGCACTGATAAAATTCAAATTTATTTTTGTGCTGTTAGGGCTATATATAAAGATCAATGGTTTATTAAAAATAAAAAAGGGGGTATATTATCTTCAACTGCTATTGTAGGCTTTTTAAGGGCATTTAAGATTAGTTTAAACCTTACTGATGGCCCTCAGGATTTCGATTATTATAAAGATAAATTTAAAGTTTTAGATGTTAACTTTAAAGATTATACCTCGAGTCACTGGAATGCTTTAGCCGACGAAATAGTTAAACAAGCTTGGGGCGAAAACAATAAGGAGGAGGCTATTGAAGTATCATAA
- a CDS encoding DNA-methyltransferase has translation MLFDLVDPSLEAKIVCGDALSTLKTYEDGKFDLIVTSPPYNVGKEYEVKQSIENYLSTQEEIIKELVRVVSDQGSICWQVGNYIEKGEVFPLDIYYYQIFKKYGLQLRNRIIWYFGHGLQAKRRFSGRYETILWFSKTDNFIFNLDDVRVPSKYPGKLNYKGDKKGQPSGNPLGKNPSDIWKVVVQDWENELWDIPNVKANHIEKTNHPCQFPVELVERCVLALTEKGSWVLDPYAGVGSTIIGSLKNGRNSVGVEKEEDYCRIATERIQRFKDGNLKTRSIDRPVHVPSPNDKVAQKPQSWN, from the coding sequence ATGTTATTTGATTTGGTTGACCCATCCTTGGAAGCGAAGATTGTCTGTGGTGATGCATTAAGTACATTAAAGACATATGAAGATGGTAAGTTTGATCTGATTGTAACTTCTCCTCCATATAATGTCGGTAAGGAGTATGAAGTTAAACAGTCTATTGAGAACTATTTATCTACACAAGAGGAAATTATCAAGGAGTTAGTAAGAGTAGTTTCAGATCAAGGCAGTATATGCTGGCAGGTAGGAAATTATATTGAAAAAGGTGAAGTCTTCCCGTTAGATATATACTACTATCAAATTTTTAAAAAGTACGGACTTCAGCTCCGTAATAGGATAATATGGTATTTTGGCCATGGGCTTCAGGCTAAGAGACGTTTCTCTGGTCGCTATGAAACCATTTTATGGTTTTCGAAGACCGATAATTTTATTTTTAACTTGGATGATGTACGGGTTCCTTCCAAATATCCTGGCAAATTAAATTACAAAGGAGATAAAAAGGGACAACCTTCGGGAAATCCTCTAGGAAAAAATCCTTCAGATATTTGGAAAGTAGTTGTACAGGATTGGGAAAACGAATTATGGGATATTCCTAATGTGAAAGCAAATCATATAGAAAAAACCAATCATCCTTGCCAGTTTCCAGTTGAACTTGTTGAAAGATGTGTTTTGGCTTTAACGGAGAAAGGTAGTTGGGTTTTAGACCCCTATGCAGGGGTAGGCTCAACTATAATTGGTTCTTTGAAGAATGGAAGAAATTCAGTAGGAGTTGAAAAAGAAGAAGATTATTGTAGAATTGCAACTGAACGTATACAAAGATTTAAAGATGGAAATCTTAAAACTAGATCGATAGATAGGCCAGTACATGTGCCTTCTCCTAATGATAAAGTTGCTCAAAAACCTCAATCATGGAATTAA
- a CDS encoding HNH endonuclease → MNLEELRTSNYVRTSKKSNNYWVSFFSKKMSKYIDTYGEGFNLIIYAGEDSNEGYYIIPFGEVKEFFIEKNLSKDKGNIKRWVATIKNHILKINNCSTDIDIKDYFMSKIYLEPDILEDNYSSDYYIENYRQEINIRIKQNVFREKVLKRFNNACCITNITEKDLLVASHIIPWSHNKSTRLDPLNGLCLSILYDKLFDRGYFTINSDLEITTIKFTAELSPSLHEILLAINGKKISLCGNEIPKEYLKYHRDNIFMDRVKILSKC, encoded by the coding sequence ATGAACTTAGAAGAACTAAGGACTTCGAATTATGTGAGAACTTCAAAAAAGAGTAATAATTATTGGGTTTCGTTTTTTAGTAAAAAAATGAGTAAATATATTGATACTTATGGAGAAGGTTTTAATTTAATTATTTATGCTGGAGAAGATTCAAATGAAGGGTATTATATAATTCCATTTGGAGAAGTCAAAGAATTTTTTATTGAGAAGAATCTTTCTAAAGATAAAGGTAATATTAAAAGATGGGTTGCTACCATAAAAAATCATATTCTTAAGATAAATAATTGTAGTACCGATATAGATATTAAAGACTATTTCATGTCTAAAATTTATTTAGAGCCAGACATACTTGAAGACAACTATTCTAGTGATTATTATATAGAAAATTATAGACAGGAAATTAATATTCGAATTAAACAAAACGTTTTCAGGGAAAAAGTACTAAAAAGGTTCAATAATGCTTGCTGCATAACTAACATAACGGAGAAAGATTTATTAGTAGCTAGCCATATTATACCTTGGTCTCATAATAAATCCACTAGATTAGATCCGTTAAATGGCTTATGCCTTTCAATTTTATACGATAAGCTGTTTGATAGAGGGTATTTTACTATAAATAGTGACCTAGAGATTACTACAATAAAATTTACGGCTGAGTTGAGTCCCTCTTTACATGAAATATTACTGGCTATCAATGGTAAGAAAATTAGTTTATGTGGTAACGAGATCCCCAAAGAATACTTAAAATATCATCGCGATAACATATTTATGGATAGGGTAAAAATACTTAGTAAATGTTAG
- a CDS encoding helix-turn-helix transcriptional regulator yields the protein MKPIESQRLIQVRGNLTQEEFANRIGLNRVNISNIENGTQALSIKTARLIKEQFGVSLDWLYGYTEENPISYHAISTSDERDQTIEVLTRSLESCEKDKQFLQSLLEKLSK from the coding sequence ATGAAGCCTATTGAATCACAAAGACTTATACAGGTAAGAGGTAACTTAACACAAGAAGAATTTGCCAACCGTATTGGGTTGAATCGTGTCAATATATCTAATATTGAGAATGGTACTCAAGCATTATCTATAAAGACTGCTAGACTAATAAAAGAACAATTCGGTGTAAGCTTGGATTGGCTATATGGATATACTGAAGAAAACCCAATCTCATATCATGCTATATCTACTTCCGATGAAAGAGATCAAACTATTGAAGTTTTGACTAGAAGCTTGGAAAGCTGTGAAAAAGACAAGCAGTTTCTCCAGTCATTATTAGAAAAGCTATCTAAATAG
- a CDS encoding helix-turn-helix domain-containing protein, giving the protein MDNPFDAFNKRLDNLERMIGLLLHNQSTPVVQNTSKRYLNSKEAAEFLNLSVGTVRNNSHIIPHHKRNGKLYFIQDELVQYLESSDDRSEPSILKYKRRKK; this is encoded by the coding sequence ATGGACAATCCGTTTGATGCCTTTAATAAAAGGCTGGACAATCTTGAAAGGATGATCGGTCTGCTTTTGCACAATCAATCAACGCCTGTAGTTCAAAACACTTCAAAGCGGTATCTGAACAGTAAAGAAGCGGCTGAATTTCTAAACCTGAGTGTGGGAACGGTTCGAAACAATTCGCATATCATCCCACACCACAAGCGAAACGGTAAGCTCTATTTTATCCAGGACGAGCTGGTACAATACCTGGAATCCAGCGATGATCGATCTGAACCCTCTATCCTTAAATACAAACGCAGGAAAAAATGA
- a CDS encoding DUF2800 domain-containing protein: MSHALLSPSGASRWTVCTPSARMETAFPDRSGEAAKEGTVAHELGELLIRQYLGEYVDSEITKLKTSPYYNPEMQRHAEDYRDFVLELYHESMAIDPFTILRLETRLDLTDYIPEGFGTSDTNVVGHSLLNVIDLKYGKGVFVDAVNNKQMMIYALGALKVHELFYDIETVRMTIFQPRLDNFSTFEMSASDLKHWGETELRKQAKLAFAGEGEPTAGKHCHFCKAKGTCRALADYNLELARYDFKAGRLLSDSEVAKILHKAELLTTWASAVRDYALSAALEGTKFEGWKVVRGRSTRKVSDEEALAKKVLEMGYADKDVYTKSLVGIKALETLLGKEDMAKVESYIVKPPGAPTLVVEGDKRPEFTTASAAANDFTKVEFE, encoded by the coding sequence ATGAGTCACGCCCTCCTATCTCCCTCAGGTGCCTCCCGCTGGACGGTTTGTACGCCCAGTGCCCGGATGGAGACTGCTTTCCCTGACCGCTCGGGGGAAGCAGCCAAGGAGGGAACGGTTGCTCATGAGCTTGGGGAGCTTTTAATACGTCAGTACCTGGGTGAGTATGTGGATTCAGAGATCACAAAGCTTAAGACCAGCCCGTATTACAATCCAGAGATGCAGCGGCACGCGGAAGATTACCGGGATTTTGTCTTAGAACTGTACCATGAATCAATGGCCATTGACCCGTTTACAATTCTGCGGTTAGAAACTCGCCTGGACCTAACTGATTACATCCCAGAGGGTTTTGGTACGTCTGATACTAACGTCGTGGGTCACAGTCTGCTAAACGTAATCGATTTGAAATACGGCAAGGGTGTATTCGTCGACGCTGTCAACAACAAGCAGATGATGATTTACGCGCTGGGTGCCCTGAAAGTTCATGAGCTTTTCTACGACATCGAAACGGTACGCATGACCATTTTTCAGCCCCGCCTGGACAACTTCAGCACGTTTGAAATGTCAGCCTCTGATCTTAAGCACTGGGGCGAAACGGAGCTTCGCAAGCAGGCCAAGCTGGCCTTTGCGGGTGAAGGAGAGCCGACTGCGGGTAAACATTGTCACTTCTGCAAAGCAAAAGGCACCTGCCGGGCGTTGGCTGATTACAACCTGGAACTCGCTAGGTACGATTTCAAAGCGGGACGTCTGCTGTCCGATTCGGAAGTAGCTAAGATCCTGCATAAGGCAGAACTGCTTACTACCTGGGCTTCGGCCGTACGGGATTATGCACTCTCTGCGGCTTTGGAGGGTACCAAGTTCGAGGGCTGGAAAGTTGTACGCGGACGGTCAACCCGGAAGGTTTCTGACGAGGAAGCTTTGGCAAAGAAAGTGCTTGAAATGGGCTATGCCGACAAAGACGTATATACTAAATCGTTAGTAGGAATAAAGGCTCTTGAAACCCTACTCGGCAAAGAAGATATGGCCAAAGTGGAAAGCTATATCGTAAAGCCTCCCGGAGCTCCTACCCTGGTTGTTGAAGGAGACAAACGCCCTGAGTTCACCACCGCATCTGCTGCTGCCAATGATTTCACCAAGGTTGAATTCGAATGA
- a CDS encoding DUF2815 family protein produces the protein MATKVVTGLARLSYAHVWEPQASVEDGGKPKYSTNVIISKDDTVTIAKIKAAIDAEIEAGMQSKFQGKINKAQFHNPLRDGDIERPDDPTYENAYFLNASSTTKPYIVDRNVEPILDRTEVYSGCNAKVSVNFYPFAVNGKKGIGCGLNGLQKISDGEPLGGTSRAEDDFQVEDSDGFVTPKSSNPVSKKPSIWD, from the coding sequence ATGGCAACTAAAGTTGTAACCGGACTCGCCCGTTTGTCCTATGCCCACGTTTGGGAGCCTCAGGCTTCTGTAGAAGACGGCGGCAAGCCCAAGTATTCTACTAACGTTATCATCTCTAAAGACGATACGGTAACGATCGCTAAAATCAAGGCGGCTATTGACGCTGAGATTGAGGCGGGTATGCAATCCAAGTTTCAGGGCAAGATCAACAAAGCCCAGTTCCATAACCCGCTTCGTGACGGGGATATTGAACGCCCAGATGATCCTACGTATGAAAATGCGTACTTCCTCAACGCCAGCTCCACAACCAAGCCATACATCGTAGATCGTAACGTAGAGCCTATTCTGGACAGAACTGAGGTCTATTCAGGCTGTAATGCAAAGGTTTCAGTGAACTTCTACCCCTTTGCGGTCAATGGTAAGAAGGGAATCGGCTGCGGACTGAACGGTTTGCAAAAAATCAGTGATGGCGAGCCCTTGGGCGGTACCAGTCGTGCAGAAGACGATTTTCAGGTTGAAGATAGTGATGGCTTTGTCACGCCTAAATCCTCAAATCCCGTCTCAAAAAAACCCAGTATCTGGGACTAA